The Tenacibaculum jejuense genome includes a window with the following:
- a CDS encoding thioredoxin family protein gives MTKFGEIINIQKPVLIDFYFDWDDTENNLDTLRDVAAALGDKAKVIKIDIKKNEILASALKVKGNPTFMIYKNGEMMWRKTGEQDANTLIGLVQQYV, from the coding sequence ATGACAAAGTTTGGAGAAATCATTAATATTCAAAAACCAGTATTGATCGATTTTTATTTTGACTGGGACGATACTGAAAATAATCTTGACACTCTTCGAGATGTTGCAGCCGCTTTAGGAGACAAAGCTAAAGTGATTAAAATTGACATTAAGAAAAATGAAATTTTAGCATCTGCATTAAAAGTAAAAGGAAATCCAACTTTTATGATATATAAAAATGGAGAAATGATGTGGAGAAAAACAGGAGAACAAGATGCTAATACCTTAATAGGTTTAGTTCAACAATATGTATAA
- a CDS encoding DUF6734 family protein, producing the protein MIIQSFWSKPFLQNSNHPNARFKGGWLDEKYFYYSIALSCLKFKENYSEIILYTDQHGKKVLGDILNLPYTQIHTTLDELDNYNPNLWALPKLHTYSLQEQPFIHVDTDVFIWEKFPESKVNSPIFCQNIEDNYPIYQETLDAILKIFDFVPTEIINSLYQNQRVLAFNAGVIGGNDITFYKNLYSKALEMIHKNEHLFPKIDVGMFNMIFEQLLGHALASKNDIGISPLLENVDSNFAKLTNFHLAGFQTNYVHAIGYAKRSLHACEQIEALLMYEYPEVYKDITRKGIENSLWENRFEISERRKEYLFTVYDYLRSKDISILYDTKFKLNPTVSFSEENENSVLSFISPQENKLEKLELIDWENLVFYFEEAMSTNELCRELLSDEDIQKTYTKNQLQEKVFSFILDKCILQEILIPEIFEDSDYTKFFLNKNLANFIS; encoded by the coding sequence ATGATTATTCAAAGTTTTTGGTCTAAACCTTTCTTACAAAACTCCAACCATCCTAACGCTAGATTTAAAGGTGGATGGCTTGATGAAAAATACTTTTATTATAGTATAGCATTGAGTTGTTTAAAATTTAAAGAAAATTATTCTGAAATTATACTATATACAGATCAACATGGTAAAAAGGTTTTGGGTGATATTTTAAATTTACCTTATACTCAAATCCACACTACCTTAGATGAATTAGACAATTATAATCCTAATCTTTGGGCACTTCCAAAACTTCACACCTATAGTTTACAAGAACAACCATTCATTCATGTAGACACTGATGTTTTTATTTGGGAAAAATTTCCAGAATCAAAAGTTAATAGTCCTATTTTCTGTCAGAATATTGAAGACAACTACCCTATTTATCAAGAAACTTTAGATGCGATTTTAAAAATTTTTGATTTTGTTCCTACAGAAATTATAAATTCATTATATCAAAATCAGAGAGTTTTAGCTTTTAATGCAGGAGTTATTGGAGGGAATGACATAACTTTTTACAAGAATTTATATTCAAAAGCATTAGAAATGATACATAAGAATGAACATTTATTTCCTAAGATAGATGTTGGTATGTTCAATATGATTTTTGAACAATTATTAGGTCATGCTTTAGCTAGTAAAAATGATATCGGTATTAGTCCTTTATTAGAAAATGTTGATTCGAACTTTGCCAAACTAACTAACTTTCATCTTGCTGGTTTCCAAACAAATTATGTACATGCCATAGGATATGCAAAAAGATCTTTACATGCCTGTGAACAAATAGAAGCCTTGTTAATGTATGAATATCCTGAAGTGTATAAAGATATAACTAGAAAAGGAATAGAAAATTCACTTTGGGAAAATCGATTTGAAATTTCTGAACGTAGAAAAGAATATCTTTTTACAGTTTATGATTACTTAAGATCTAAAGATATTTCAATATTATATGACACCAAATTCAAATTAAATCCAACAGTTTCATTTTCTGAAGAAAACGAAAACTCTGTTTTAAGCTTTATAAGCCCACAAGAAAACAAACTCGAAAAACTTGAACTTATAGATTGGGAAAATTTAGTTTTTTATTTTGAGGAAGCTATGAGCACAAATGAATTATGCCGTGAATTACTTAGCGATGAAGACATTCAGAAAACATACACTAAAAATCAATTACAAGAAAAAGTATTCTCTTTCATTCTTGATAAATGTATTTTACAAGAAATTTTGATCCCAGAAATTTTTGAAGATTCAGATTACACCAAATTCTTTTTAAATAAGAATTTGGCTAACTTTATTTCTTAA
- a CDS encoding metallophosphoesterase, which yields MPRWLIPVLIITSLIVIFEAYTFQAIKMVTKNTYIKYLWLGLSLIAYINFFYTIFSSDRSSGQTRQFQWAAGFMLLALLPKIMIVLVMFGEDIVRLFQKGVSMMSNEATKPLAGRRKFISQLALSLAAIPFASMLYGIFKGKYNYKVLKYQLAFKDLPEAFDGFTITQITDIHSGSFDNKEKIQYGVDLINEQQSDMILFTGDIVNNFAHEMDDWIDVFKQLEAPRGKFSILGNHDYGDYSSWKTDEDKEANFQAIKDIHPKIGFELLLNESRYIEKDGEKIALVGVENWGKGFKKEGDLKKASEGIQKEDFKVLMSHDPTHWELKVKEDDFNYQLTLSGHTHGLQFGIEIPGFLRWSPSQYVYKQWAGLYEEFGRYINVNRGFGYHAFPGRVGIWPEITVIELKKA from the coding sequence ATGCCGCGTTGGTTAATCCCAGTATTAATTATTACAAGTTTAATTGTAATTTTTGAAGCTTATACTTTTCAAGCCATTAAGATGGTGACAAAAAACACCTATATTAAATATCTTTGGCTTGGGTTAAGTTTAATTGCTTACATAAACTTTTTTTACACGATTTTTTCTTCTGATAGAAGTTCTGGTCAAACTAGGCAATTTCAATGGGCAGCAGGATTTATGTTGTTAGCATTATTGCCAAAAATTATGATTGTACTTGTAATGTTTGGTGAAGATATTGTACGACTTTTTCAAAAAGGAGTTTCGATGATGTCTAATGAAGCAACAAAACCTCTTGCAGGAAGAAGAAAATTTATTTCTCAATTAGCTTTAAGTTTAGCAGCGATTCCTTTTGCTAGTATGTTGTATGGAATTTTTAAAGGAAAGTACAATTACAAAGTTTTAAAATACCAATTGGCTTTTAAAGATTTGCCAGAAGCTTTTGATGGTTTTACAATTACACAAATCACAGATATTCATTCTGGAAGTTTCGATAATAAAGAGAAAATTCAATATGGAGTAGATTTAATTAATGAGCAACAATCGGATATGATTTTATTTACGGGTGATATTGTAAATAATTTTGCTCATGAAATGGATGATTGGATTGATGTGTTTAAACAATTAGAAGCACCTCGAGGTAAGTTTTCTATTTTAGGAAATCACGATTATGGAGATTACTCTTCTTGGAAAACTGATGAAGATAAAGAAGCTAATTTTCAAGCGATAAAAGATATTCATCCAAAAATTGGCTTTGAACTTTTATTGAATGAAAGTAGATACATAGAGAAAGATGGTGAAAAAATTGCTTTAGTTGGAGTTGAAAATTGGGGAAAAGGATTTAAAAAAGAAGGTGATTTAAAGAAAGCTTCAGAAGGAATACAAAAAGAAGATTTTAAAGTATTAATGAGTCATGATCCAACACATTGGGAGTTAAAGGTAAAAGAAGATGATTTCAATTATCAATTAACTTTAAGTGGTCATACGCATGGTTTACAATTCGGAATTGAAATTCCTGGTTTTTTACGCTGGAGTCCGTCTCAATATGTATATAAACAATGGGCAGGATTGTATGAAGAGTTCGGACGTTATATTAACGTAAACAGAGGTTTTGGATACCATGCTTTTCCGGGTAGAGTAGGAATTTGGCCAGAAATTACTGTTATAGAGTTAAAAAAAGCTTGA
- a CDS encoding KAP family P-loop NTPase fold protein, giving the protein MAKILPNLPIDKLTKENDYIGILTKGDIIKNFFLTHKHDFNRVKFFALYGEWGSGKSTLMKYLEKELKDSFNTFFFEAWEYESDHNLPKSLLEFLHYKSDTKVDTFFKNGAKLLEGFARSITFKTPVFNINSDKIIQSVEENSFFELKQLFKEEFEAWERRNVKEENGDKKPEYNIVFIDDLDRCEPENVLNLLSAIKLFFTYGKKTIFLCGIDKKAVDEAVKTKYKDVVKANEYLEKVFDLSFSMPKENDISKLVKVYFNEEEYSDVNCKSIDLSNEIAVFLKALKFENPRRVKKILNKYSLIDSLKKQDNKTSDLPNIITENSGTLFETLLTLYLLILKEFESQIFDSFLDLIFKKQSIKIALENYFNKSSNSNEFFREYSKITGVIINAVDKDIINQKIPTFGFRDFATIFLPFNLNSITPNSLDNLDLFNTGVSIREKKIDFYFCDFFINDSRISNIINNDQNNFNHSLMDYKRMIEDLS; this is encoded by the coding sequence ATGGCTAAAATACTCCCGAACTTACCAATAGATAAATTAACCAAAGAAAACGATTATATAGGAATATTAACCAAAGGAGATATCATCAAAAACTTTTTTCTAACTCATAAACATGATTTTAATAGAGTTAAGTTTTTTGCTTTGTATGGAGAATGGGGAAGTGGAAAAAGTACTTTAATGAAATATTTGGAAAAAGAATTAAAAGATTCTTTCAATACTTTTTTCTTTGAAGCCTGGGAATATGAAAGTGATCATAACTTACCAAAATCTTTATTAGAGTTTTTGCATTATAAATCAGATACTAAAGTCGATACCTTTTTTAAGAATGGAGCTAAACTTTTAGAAGGTTTTGCAAGATCAATTACATTTAAAACTCCTGTTTTTAATATTAATTCAGATAAAATTATTCAAAGTGTTGAAGAGAATTCGTTTTTTGAATTGAAACAGCTATTCAAAGAAGAGTTTGAAGCGTGGGAAAGAAGAAATGTAAAGGAGGAAAATGGTGATAAAAAACCAGAATATAATATTGTATTTATAGATGATTTAGATCGTTGTGAACCAGAAAATGTTTTGAATTTATTATCGGCAATTAAATTGTTTTTTACTTACGGGAAGAAAACTATTTTCTTGTGCGGAATAGATAAAAAAGCCGTAGATGAAGCAGTGAAAACTAAATATAAAGATGTAGTGAAAGCAAATGAGTATTTAGAAAAGGTGTTTGATCTTTCTTTTTCAATGCCAAAAGAAAATGATATAAGTAAGCTTGTAAAAGTATATTTTAATGAAGAAGAGTATTCTGATGTAAATTGTAAATCTATAGATTTATCTAATGAAATAGCAGTGTTTCTTAAGGCTTTAAAATTTGAAAACCCAAGGAGAGTAAAAAAGATTTTAAATAAATATTCTTTAATAGATTCTTTGAAAAAGCAAGATAATAAAACTTCTGATTTACCTAATATTATTACTGAGAACTCAGGAACTTTATTTGAAACATTATTGACATTGTATTTATTAATTCTAAAGGAGTTTGAATCACAAATTTTCGATAGTTTTTTAGATTTAATTTTTAAAAAACAAAGTATAAAAATAGCTTTAGAAAACTATTTTAACAAAAGTTCTAATTCGAATGAATTTTTTCGAGAATATTCTAAAATAACAGGTGTGATAATTAATGCAGTAGATAAAGATATCATCAATCAAAAAATTCCAACTTTTGGTTTTAGGGATTTTGCCACCATTTTTTTACCATTTAATTTGAATAGTATCACGCCTAATAGTTTAGATAACTTAGATTTATTTAATACGGGAGTATCTATTAGGGAGAAAAAAATAGACTTTTATTTTTGTGATTTCTTTATAAATGATAGTAGAATATCAAATATTATAAATAATGACCAAAATAACTTCAATCATTCTTTAATGGATTATAAAAGAATGATTGAAGATCTATCGTAA
- a CDS encoding uracil-DNA glycosylase family protein — protein sequence MKQLLQEIKNCKICKDFIAPRPVVEASVDSKIIIIGQAPGTRVHATGIPWNDPSGKQLRKWLNVTDEQFYNTSLFGIVPMGFCYPGKGKSGDLPPRKECAPEWHQRLWDKMPNVELVLLIGMYAQNYYLKDKAKRTLTETVNNYEEYLPDYFVLPHPSPRNRFWLSKNPWFEKFVVPELRNKVSQILI from the coding sequence ATGAAACAATTACTACAAGAGATTAAAAATTGCAAAATTTGTAAAGATTTTATAGCACCTAGACCAGTTGTTGAAGCGAGTGTAGACTCTAAGATTATTATTATTGGTCAAGCTCCAGGAACCAGAGTTCACGCCACAGGCATTCCTTGGAACGATCCTAGTGGTAAACAATTGCGAAAATGGTTGAATGTTACAGATGAACAATTTTACAATACATCGCTTTTTGGAATAGTACCAATGGGGTTTTGTTATCCTGGAAAAGGAAAATCAGGAGATCTTCCTCCAAGAAAAGAGTGCGCGCCTGAGTGGCATCAACGATTATGGGACAAAATGCCTAATGTTGAATTAGTACTACTAATAGGTATGTACGCACAAAATTATTATTTAAAGGATAAAGCAAAACGAACATTAACTGAGACAGTAAATAATTATGAAGAATATTTACCAGATTATTTCGTGTTGCCTCATCCATCGCCAAGGAATAGATTTTGGCTTTCTAAAAATCCTTGGTTTGAAAAATTTGTTGTTCCAGAATTAAGAAATAAAGTTAGCCAAATTCTTATTTAA
- the polA gene encoding DNA polymerase I, whose translation MDTKKRLFLLDAYALIFRGYYAFIKNPRINSKGLDTSAILGFMNSLLDVIKREKPDYLAVCFDRGGSVDRNEIFPEYKANRQETPEAIRIAVPYIEQILEAMNIPAIVKEGYEADDIIGTLAKKAEKENLVTYMVTPDKDYAQLVSENIFMYKPPRMGNGYEKWGIEEVQKKFDVERPEQVIDFLGMMGDSVDNIPGLPGVGEKTAKKFLAAYGSMEGLFENIHELKGKMKEKVEANQELGLLSKKLATIMLDVPVELEQEKLIFEQPNIEKTKAIFTELEFKRLTDNFLKTFGAAPTADNATATKTATKASNPAQFDLFATPGGGNKTEEITGFKNINNTSHFYQLVNTPLSRKLLLSKLLQQTSVCFDTETTGLKALEVELIGIAFSWEAGKGYYLAFPEDQEETQTILNEFLPFFENTTIEKIGHNIKYDIKVLSNYNIPVEGKLFDTMIAHYLINPDMRHGMDILAETYLNYQAVPITDLIGKKGKNQLSMRVIELERQTEYAVEDADITLQLKEHFVKELADGKLTELFNNVELPLVSVLTAMEIEGINLNTEYLGSFSKELSGDIESLEKAVYEQAGEEFNIASPKQLGPILFEKLKLVDKPKKTKTGQYSTAEDVLSALKEHKIVADILEYRQCKKLLSTYVDALPNELNPKTNRVHTVYAQAVAATGRLSSNNPNLQNIPIRTKRGQEVRKAFIPKDENYTLLAADYSQIELRIIAALSEEETMIKAFQDGEDIHASTAAKVFNVALDEVTREQRSNAKTVNFGIIYGVSAFGLSNQTNLTRSESKELIEAYYKTYPKLKAYMAKQVDFARDHGYVETVLGRKRYLKDINSRNAIVRGAAERNAVNAPIQGSAADIIKLAMINIHERFKKEGFKSKMLLQVHDELVFDAHKDELETIKPIIKHEMENAFKLAVPLDVEIGLGENWLEAH comes from the coding sequence ATGGATACCAAAAAAAGACTTTTTTTATTAGATGCATACGCACTTATTTTTAGAGGATATTATGCTTTTATTAAAAACCCAAGAATAAATTCCAAAGGATTAGACACTTCAGCTATTCTAGGATTTATGAATTCTTTGTTGGATGTTATAAAGAGAGAAAAACCAGATTATTTAGCTGTGTGTTTTGATCGTGGAGGAAGTGTAGATCGTAATGAAATATTCCCTGAATACAAAGCAAACCGTCAAGAAACTCCTGAAGCTATTCGTATCGCAGTTCCATATATTGAACAAATTTTAGAAGCGATGAATATTCCTGCAATTGTAAAGGAAGGATATGAAGCTGATGATATTATTGGAACACTTGCCAAAAAAGCAGAAAAGGAAAACTTAGTGACTTATATGGTGACTCCTGATAAGGATTATGCGCAATTAGTTTCTGAAAATATTTTCATGTATAAACCACCAAGAATGGGGAATGGTTATGAGAAATGGGGTATTGAAGAAGTTCAAAAAAAGTTTGATGTAGAACGACCAGAACAGGTAATTGACTTTTTAGGAATGATGGGAGATTCTGTTGACAATATTCCTGGTTTACCTGGAGTTGGAGAAAAAACCGCTAAAAAGTTCCTTGCTGCTTATGGAAGCATGGAAGGTTTATTTGAAAATATTCATGAGTTAAAAGGCAAAATGAAAGAGAAAGTAGAAGCCAATCAAGAATTAGGTTTACTTTCTAAAAAATTAGCAACCATTATGCTCGATGTTCCTGTTGAATTAGAACAGGAGAAACTAATTTTTGAGCAACCAAATATTGAAAAAACAAAAGCAATCTTTACCGAGCTTGAGTTTAAAAGGTTAACAGATAACTTCTTAAAAACTTTTGGAGCAGCACCTACAGCAGATAATGCTACAGCTACAAAAACTGCAACAAAAGCTTCTAATCCTGCTCAATTTGATTTATTCGCTACTCCAGGAGGAGGAAATAAAACTGAAGAAATTACTGGTTTTAAAAACATAAACAATACATCTCACTTTTACCAATTAGTAAATACACCACTTTCTAGAAAATTATTACTTTCTAAATTGTTACAACAAACTTCTGTTTGTTTTGATACAGAAACTACAGGTTTAAAAGCTTTAGAAGTAGAATTGATTGGTATTGCTTTTTCTTGGGAAGCTGGCAAAGGGTATTACCTAGCTTTTCCTGAAGATCAAGAAGAAACTCAAACTATTTTAAATGAGTTTTTACCTTTCTTTGAAAATACAACTATTGAAAAGATTGGTCATAATATAAAATACGACATTAAAGTTTTATCTAATTATAATATTCCTGTTGAAGGAAAATTATTTGATACTATGATTGCTCATTATCTGATTAATCCAGATATGCGCCATGGTATGGATATTCTTGCAGAAACATACTTAAATTATCAAGCCGTTCCTATTACTGATTTAATTGGTAAAAAAGGGAAGAATCAACTTTCTATGCGTGTTATTGAATTAGAAAGACAAACAGAATACGCTGTAGAAGATGCAGACATTACATTACAACTAAAGGAACATTTTGTAAAAGAATTAGCAGACGGAAAACTTACTGAACTTTTCAACAATGTAGAACTGCCTTTAGTTTCTGTACTTACCGCTATGGAAATTGAAGGGATCAATTTAAACACGGAATATTTAGGTTCTTTCTCCAAAGAGCTTTCTGGTGATATCGAAAGTTTAGAAAAAGCCGTTTACGAACAAGCCGGAGAAGAATTTAATATTGCTTCACCAAAACAATTAGGTCCGATTTTATTTGAAAAATTAAAATTAGTTGACAAACCTAAGAAAACAAAAACGGGACAATATTCTACTGCAGAAGATGTTTTATCAGCTTTAAAAGAACATAAAATTGTTGCTGATATATTAGAATACAGACAATGTAAGAAACTATTAAGCACCTATGTTGATGCTTTACCCAATGAATTAAATCCGAAAACGAATAGAGTTCATACTGTATACGCACAAGCTGTTGCTGCCACAGGAAGATTAAGTTCTAACAATCCGAACTTACAGAATATTCCAATTCGTACAAAACGCGGACAAGAAGTTCGTAAGGCTTTTATTCCAAAAGACGAAAACTACACATTATTAGCAGCCGATTACAGTCAGATAGAGCTTCGAATTATTGCTGCTTTAAGTGAAGAAGAAACTATGATCAAAGCTTTCCAAGACGGAGAAGATATTCATGCTTCTACAGCTGCTAAAGTATTTAATGTAGCTCTTGATGAAGTGACTCGTGAACAACGTAGTAATGCAAAAACAGTAAACTTCGGAATTATTTATGGAGTTTCTGCCTTCGGATTAAGTAATCAAACAAATTTAACTCGTTCAGAATCTAAAGAATTAATTGAAGCCTATTATAAGACATATCCGAAACTAAAAGCATACATGGCAAAACAAGTTGATTTTGCTCGTGATCATGGATATGTAGAAACGGTTCTTGGAAGAAAACGTTACTTAAAAGATATTAATTCAAGAAATGCTATTGTTCGTGGTGCAGCAGAACGAAATGCAGTAAATGCTCCTATTCAAGGAAGTGCAGCAGACATTATTAAATTAGCCATGATTAACATTCATGAACGATTTAAAAAAGAAGGATTTAAATCAAAAATGTTATTACAAGTACATGATGAATTGGTTTTTGATGCTCACAAAGACGAATTAGAAACGATTAAACCAATTATTAAACATGAAATGGAAAATGCTTTTAAATTAGCTGTTCCTTTAGATGTTGAAATTGGTTTAGGAGAAAATTGGTTAGAAGCACACTAA
- a CDS encoding NAD(P)/FAD-dependent oxidoreductase, translating into MSPEQLKTEVLIIGKGVSGLILQLLLERKGINSILVDKVNSKQNLPLAETIPPSTLELLYEIDLLSVFEAFSTKTYGYQSKWNNSQISDENFFLKGKYNNGLKINKQKIITALEEKSKHIVHAKDITKVALNEKPNSISIRKLNNKAITINSDLIVDATGRKRYILKQANISSIEYDKNLAYLCYLPKTGPNLKYGFFTESFSNAWGTISDLNETTRIVSLYTTKENKLYTDFKDYKNWNTLLNETSFLKYCIPAKGNFKVFGKQANSSIPSKISFQNILSIGDAAMAFNPISSHGISNAIYTAKEAAITIENYMRGNLQSLKEYQDKMYVIFNEYLKQKEKLFELH; encoded by the coding sequence ATGAGTCCTGAACAATTAAAAACCGAGGTTCTAATTATTGGAAAAGGAGTTTCAGGACTCATTTTACAATTACTATTAGAAAGAAAGGGAATCAATAGTATTCTTGTTGATAAAGTAAATTCAAAACAAAACTTACCTCTAGCTGAAACTATTCCTCCTAGTACTTTAGAACTTTTATATGAAATTGATCTTTTATCTGTTTTTGAGGCTTTTTCAACAAAAACATATGGCTATCAATCAAAATGGAACAATTCACAAATTAGTGATGAAAACTTCTTCTTAAAAGGAAAATATAATAATGGTTTAAAAATCAACAAACAGAAAATCATTACTGCTTTAGAAGAAAAAAGTAAACATATTGTTCATGCTAAAGATATTACTAAAGTAGCTTTAAACGAGAAACCAAACAGTATATCAATTAGAAAACTTAATAATAAAGCCATAACAATTAATAGTGATTTAATCGTAGACGCCACAGGAAGAAAAAGATATATTTTAAAACAAGCTAACATTAGCAGTATTGAATATGATAAGAACTTGGCTTATTTATGTTATTTACCTAAAACGGGACCTAATTTAAAATACGGATTTTTCACTGAATCTTTCAGTAATGCTTGGGGAACAATTTCTGATTTAAATGAAACAACTAGAATTGTTTCTTTATACACCACAAAAGAAAATAAACTTTATACCGATTTTAAAGATTATAAAAACTGGAACACTTTACTTAACGAAACATCTTTTTTAAAATACTGTATTCCTGCAAAAGGCAATTTTAAAGTTTTTGGAAAGCAAGCAAATTCTTCAATCCCATCAAAAATTTCATTTCAGAATATATTAAGTATAGGTGATGCAGCTATGGCTTTTAACCCTATTTCTTCTCATGGAATCTCAAATGCGATTTATACAGCTAAAGAAGCTGCAATTACAATTGAAAACTATATGCGTGGTAATCTTCAAAGCCTAAAAGAATACCAAGATAAAATGTATGTTATTTTTAATGAGTACTTAAAACAGAAAGAAAAGCTATTCGAACTACATTAA
- a CDS encoding Na(+)-translocating NADH-quinone reductase subunit F, whose protein sequence is MQALTEQDLHNLAMNFVGKKLQEMGYEFVAVNSKLKKYPQFVLFKKGEPTIFVIVKATKNLQNPNDYDTIWIETFLAHAKKMNAKVWYAGVGIANAESVDLPVFKDQPYYFAFDDFLKL, encoded by the coding sequence ATGCAGGCACTTACAGAACAAGATTTACATAATTTAGCAATGAATTTTGTAGGGAAAAAGTTGCAGGAAATGGGGTATGAGTTTGTAGCAGTAAATAGTAAACTCAAAAAATATCCTCAATTTGTATTATTTAAAAAAGGTGAACCTACAATTTTTGTAATTGTAAAAGCTACCAAGAATTTACAAAATCCTAATGATTATGACACAATTTGGATAGAAACATTTTTAGCACACGCAAAAAAGATGAATGCCAAAGTTTGGTATGCGGGAGTAGGTATAGCAAATGCGGAAAGTGTTGATTTACCGGTTTTTAAAGATCAACCGTATTATTTTGCTTTTGATGATTTTCTGAAATTATGA